The following proteins are co-located in the Opitutaceae bacterium genome:
- a CDS encoding HlyC/CorC family transporter produces MNSILFEILIILLLLLANGVFAMAEIAVVSSRQARLKKLADEGSKKAAAALKLSAEPTRFLSTVQIGITLIGILAGTFGGASLSAKLAVEIAKIPALANYSLAIAIVIVVGVITYCSLIIGELVPKRMGLSNPERRAMLVAKPMMLLARTAAPFVWFLTASSNGVIKLLGLDKDKEAPPSEEEVDHLLEQGTSAGVFHSAERAMVEGVLRLDERLVTELMTRRSKIVWLNVNDTDDVNWRKIVTSGHSHFPVYDGTRDNVIGMVSVKALWANAAIGVPNQLRNHLVKPLFVPDTITAVQLLDTFRKTGKHLGLVTDEFGSIQGIVTLIDVMEAIVGALPEPGDRREPDAIQREDGAWLVDGAMNIEDLCRRFSLNNVGVQEDGRFETLGGMVMDRLGRIPMGGEHFVLEGWKFQVVDMDRHRVDKVLMQKVESTGVDIPA; encoded by the coding sequence GTGAACAGCATTCTATTCGAAATACTCATCATCCTACTTCTGCTGCTCGCCAATGGGGTTTTTGCCATGGCGGAGATAGCCGTGGTTTCGTCGCGGCAGGCGCGTCTGAAGAAACTCGCCGACGAAGGTTCGAAGAAGGCGGCGGCCGCGCTCAAGCTGTCCGCCGAGCCGACGCGATTCCTGTCGACGGTGCAGATTGGCATCACGCTGATCGGCATCCTTGCCGGCACTTTCGGCGGGGCAAGTCTCTCGGCCAAGCTGGCGGTTGAGATCGCGAAGATTCCCGCGCTTGCGAATTACAGCCTCGCGATCGCGATCGTCATAGTTGTTGGAGTGATCACCTATTGCTCGCTGATCATCGGTGAACTCGTGCCCAAGCGCATGGGACTCAGCAATCCGGAGCGGCGGGCGATGCTGGTGGCGAAGCCGATGATGCTGCTTGCGCGGACCGCGGCGCCGTTTGTCTGGTTCCTGACCGCATCGAGCAATGGGGTGATCAAGCTGCTGGGACTCGACAAGGACAAGGAGGCTCCGCCGTCGGAGGAGGAGGTCGACCACCTGCTGGAGCAGGGAACCTCGGCGGGTGTGTTTCACTCAGCGGAGCGGGCGATGGTGGAGGGCGTTCTGCGCCTGGATGAGCGGCTGGTCACCGAGCTGATGACACGCCGAAGCAAGATTGTGTGGCTGAATGTGAATGACACCGACGACGTGAACTGGCGGAAGATCGTCACGAGCGGCCACTCCCATTTCCCGGTGTATGACGGCACGCGGGACAATGTGATCGGCATGGTGTCGGTGAAGGCGCTTTGGGCGAACGCGGCGATCGGTGTGCCGAATCAATTGAGGAACCACCTCGTCAAACCGCTCTTCGTGCCCGATACGATCACGGCGGTTCAGCTTCTGGACACGTTCAGGAAGACGGGCAAGCACCTCGGGCTGGTGACGGATGAGTTCGGGAGCATCCAGGGGATTGTCACGCTGATCGACGTGATGGAGGCGATAGTCGGCGCGCTGCCCGAGCCGGGCGATCGCAGGGAGCCCGACGCGATCCAGCGGGAGGACGGCGCGTGGCTGGTTGACGGCGCGATGAACATCGAGGACCTCTGCCGGCGTTTTTCGCTGAACAACGTCGGCGTGCAGGAGGACGGCAGGTTCGAGACGCTAGGCGGCATGGTGATGGACCGGCTCGGACGCATACCGATGGGAGGCGAACATTTTGTGCTCGAGGGCTGGAAGTTCCAG